Proteins from a genomic interval of Syngnathoides biaculeatus isolate LvHL_M chromosome 23, ASM1980259v1, whole genome shotgun sequence:
- the LOC133496592 gene encoding 12-(S)-hydroxy-5,8,10,14-eicosatetraenoic acid receptor-like — protein MANGSVYQLIEDCEATHKALYKFYAAVMIITVILALPLNASVLHLFIFKMKFWKSNSNHVFLFNLVLADILLLFSLPIKAYNYIQGERRNSNDAVCKAMLFMLFLNRGASIAFLTVTSIDRYFNVVHPGRKNLLKALKKSPHISIFIWLLLLPLTIPTMLKNFDCCNSHKSDGNQEDTLVKDVVDSLREAVFFTQIVIPFVILVYCTARIVNRLRKKTVGDRTKLRRAVFVVTSVMVVFSICFLPCAIARAVLLLARVEEWREASQDKAAVVFDGLMVLSYLDCLLDPLIYCFCSTKFKALYLSNYFPFLLKDGPLSLDSSTANASNPKRGNVI, from the exons ATGGCCAACGGCTCCGTCTACCAGCTGATCGAGGACTGCGAGGCCACGCACAAGGCGCTCTACAAGTTCTACGCCGCCGTCATGATCATCACGGTCATCCTGGCCCTGCCGCTCAACGCGTCGGTGCTCCACCTCTTCATCTTCAAGATGAAGTTCTGGAAGTCCAACAGCAACCACGTCTTCCTGTTCAACCTGGTGCTGGCCGACATCTTGCTCCTCTTCAGCCTGCCCATCAAGGCCTACAACTACATCCAAGGCGAGCGGCGCAACAGCAACGACGCCGTGTGCAAGGCCATGCTCTTCATGCTCTTCCTCAACCGGGGGGCCAGCATCGCCTTCCTCACCGTCACGTCCATCGACCGCTACTTCAACGTGGTGCACCCGGGCCGCAAGAATCTGCTGAAAGCGCTCAAGAAGTCCCCGCACATCTCCATCTTCATCTGGCTGCTGCTTCTGCCCCTCACCATCCCCACCATGCTCAAGAACTTCGACTGCTGCAATAGCCACAAGAGCGACGGCAACCAGGAGGACACCCTCGTCAAG GACGTGGTGGACAGCCTACGCGAAGCGGTCTTCTTCACGCAAATCGTCATCCCCTTCGTCATCCTGGTCTACTGCACCGCGCGCATCGTCAACCGCCTGCGCAAGAAGACGGTGGGCGACCGGACCAAGCTGAGGCGGGCCGTCTTCGTGGTCACCTCGGTCATGGTGGTCTTCTCCATCTGCTTCCTGCCCTGCGCCATCGCCCGGGCGGTGCTGCTGTTGGcccgtgtggaggagtggcgggAGGCCTCGCAGGACAAGGCGGCCGTGGTCTTCGACGGCCTCATGGTTCTGTCCTACTTGGACTGCCTGCTGGACCCGCTCATCTACTGCTTCTGCAGCACCAAGTTCAAGGCGCTCTACCTGTCCAATTACTTCCCGTTCTTGCTGAAGGACGGCCCGCTGTCGCTGGACAGCTCCACGGCCAACGCGTCCAACCCCAAACGCGGCAACGTCATCTGA